From Opitutaceae bacterium, the proteins below share one genomic window:
- the aroQ gene encoding type II 3-dehydroquinate dehydratase — MKQIAVINGPNLDRLGKREPEVYGTATLGDLESMLRGHVAGRKVELDFFQSNHEGELIDRIAVYADRGFNGIVLNAAGLTHTSVALRDAIQGSGLPVIEVHISNIHKREPFRHLSLTAPACVGMIAGLGFHGYRAALDYFLASE, encoded by the coding sequence ATGAAGCAGATCGCGGTCATCAACGGCCCCAACCTCGACCGTCTCGGAAAGCGCGAACCGGAGGTCTATGGCACCGCCACTCTCGGGGACCTGGAATCGATGCTCCGCGGCCACGTCGCCGGCAGGAAGGTCGAACTCGATTTCTTCCAGTCCAACCACGAAGGCGAGCTGATTGACCGGATCGCCGTGTATGCAGATCGTGGATTCAATGGCATCGTCCTGAACGCGGCCGGCCTCACCCACACCAGTGTGGCGCTGCGCGATGCCATTCAGGGCAGCGGTCTGCCCGTCATCGAAGTCCACATTTCGAACATCCACAAGCGCGAACCCTTTCGCCACCTTTCCCTGACGGCTCCCGCCTGTGTCGGCATGATCGCCGGACTCGGCTTTCACGGTTACCGGGCCGCTCTGGACTATTTCCTCGCCTCGGAATGA
- a CDS encoding Nif3-like dinuclear metal center hexameric protein — MTTLEEVVAFCNERTGTPGFPDFPGAFNGLQVANTGRVSCIGASVDAGLVPFQKAVEKRVDFLIVHHGLFWTPPLPLTGVNFRKVKTLLDADCALYGCHLPLDAHPEIGNNALLAFRLGLKPVDTFMPFEGRDLGVIAECPYDRNELRERLETLFSPGISRMEFGPENPDRLAIVTGGGGSALAELASAGVTTLITGELRQHHYNQAQEAGWNLYCCGHYATETYGVAALAEEAALHFGITWEFIESGCPL; from the coding sequence ATGACCACTCTCGAAGAAGTCGTGGCTTTCTGTAATGAACGGACCGGAACCCCCGGGTTTCCCGATTTTCCCGGAGCCTTCAACGGACTCCAGGTCGCCAATACCGGGCGCGTCTCCTGTATCGGGGCTTCGGTTGACGCCGGCCTCGTTCCGTTTCAGAAGGCGGTCGAGAAACGGGTCGACTTCCTGATCGTCCACCATGGCCTTTTCTGGACGCCGCCCCTCCCGCTGACCGGCGTCAACTTCCGGAAGGTCAAGACCCTGCTCGATGCCGACTGCGCTCTCTACGGGTGCCATCTGCCCCTGGATGCCCATCCCGAGATCGGCAACAATGCCCTGCTCGCCTTTCGGCTCGGTCTGAAACCCGTCGATACCTTCATGCCCTTCGAGGGAAGGGACCTCGGAGTGATCGCCGAATGCCCCTACGATCGGAACGAGTTGCGGGAACGCCTTGAGACCCTCTTTTCGCCGGGGATTTCCCGGATGGAGTTCGGACCCGAGAATCCGGATCGCCTGGCCATCGTGACGGGCGGCGGAGGCAGCGCACTCGCCGAACTGGCTTCCGCCGGGGTCACCACCCTGATCACGGGCGAGCTGCGACAGCACCACTACAACCAGGCCCAGGAAGCCGGTTGGAATCTCTATTGCTGCGGCCACTACGCTACCGAGACCTACGGCGTCGCCGCGCTGGCCGAAGAAGCGGCCCTGCACTTCGGCATCACCTGGGAGTTCATCGAGTCCGGCTGCCCGTTGTGA
- the ffh gene encoding signal recognition particle protein translates to MFETLTERLSQAVRNIRGVGKLTEENVNDALKEVRTALLSADVHFRVAREFVDRVKEKCLGQEVTRSVSPGQQIVKIINDELVSLLGEGSTGLKTNRPLRIMLVGLQGGGKTTTAAKLGRLLTKSAYKPLLVACDIYRPAAIDQLEFLAGQESFEFYGDRTSRDVSAIAEAALKKATQVEANAIIFDTAGRLQIDETLIQEIKDLRARIKPDEVLLVADGALGQEAVNVAKVFNEAVPLTGLILTKMDGDARGGAALSMKEVTGCPIKFLGVGEKTADFEVFHPDRMASRILGMGDVVSLVEKAQENIDQKEAERMAEKLRKADFNFEDFLAQMKQLKKMGPLEGIMGMLPGMSGVKIGNDAEDRMKKAEAIVQSMTRQERLNPNLLNGSRRLRIAQGSGTKSSDVNQLIKQFTQMRKMMKKMKGGGMKKMMRQMGNMPGMSGSGGGGGLPRL, encoded by the coding sequence ATGTTTGAAACACTGACCGAGAGGCTCAGCCAAGCCGTCCGCAATATCCGTGGCGTCGGCAAGCTCACGGAAGAAAACGTCAATGATGCCCTGAAGGAAGTGCGGACCGCCCTGCTCTCGGCCGATGTGCATTTCCGCGTCGCCCGGGAATTCGTCGACCGGGTCAAGGAAAAGTGCCTCGGCCAGGAGGTCACCCGGTCGGTCTCGCCCGGTCAGCAGATCGTCAAGATCATCAATGACGAACTGGTCAGCCTGCTCGGCGAAGGCAGCACCGGGCTCAAGACGAACCGTCCTCTCCGGATCATGCTTGTCGGACTGCAGGGTGGCGGCAAGACAACGACCGCCGCCAAACTGGGACGCCTGCTGACCAAGTCGGCCTACAAGCCACTGCTGGTGGCCTGCGACATTTACCGACCCGCCGCCATTGACCAGCTGGAGTTTCTTGCCGGGCAGGAATCCTTCGAGTTTTACGGGGACCGGACAAGCCGCGATGTCTCCGCCATCGCCGAGGCGGCACTGAAGAAGGCCACCCAGGTCGAGGCCAATGCCATCATCTTCGATACGGCGGGTCGTCTGCAGATCGACGAAACCCTCATCCAGGAGATCAAGGATCTGCGCGCGCGGATCAAGCCGGACGAGGTCCTCCTCGTGGCCGACGGCGCCCTCGGCCAGGAAGCGGTCAATGTCGCGAAGGTCTTCAACGAGGCCGTTCCTCTTACCGGTCTCATCCTGACCAAGATGGACGGCGATGCCCGGGGCGGTGCGGCGCTTTCCATGAAGGAGGTGACCGGCTGCCCGATCAAGTTTCTCGGCGTGGGAGAAAAAACCGCCGACTTCGAAGTCTTTCACCCGGATCGGATGGCCTCGCGGATCCTCGGCATGGGCGACGTCGTTTCCCTGGTCGAGAAGGCCCAGGAGAACATCGATCAGAAGGAAGCGGAGCGGATGGCGGAGAAGCTCCGGAAAGCGGATTTCAATTTCGAGGACTTCCTCGCCCAGATGAAGCAGCTCAAGAAGATGGGACCGCTTGAGGGGATCATGGGCATGCTTCCGGGCATGAGCGGGGTCAAGATCGGCAACGACGCCGAGGACCGGATGAAGAAGGCCGAGGCCATCGTCCAGTCGATGACCCGTCAGGAACGTCTCAACCCGAACCTCCTGAACGGAAGCCGGCGCCTGCGTATCGCCCAGGGCTCCGGGACGAAAAGCAGCGACGTGAATCAGCTGATCAAGCAGTTCACCCAGATGCGGAAAATGATGAAGAAGATGAAGGGTGGCGGCATGAAGAAGATGATGCGCCAGATGGGCAATATGCCGGGCATGAGCGGGTCCGGCGGTGGAGGCGGCCTGCCCAGGTTATAG
- a CDS encoding Lrp/AsnC family transcriptional regulator → MNDVLRLLLSGETLDRSQMAQVLGVDEASIDAQMTALEKSGVLLGWRPVLNPEVEEDGLVRAAIEVRITPERGGGFDRLAERISKFDEVESCYLMSGGFDLLVFVKGRSLQRVASFVSERLATIEGVLSTATHFVLRAYKEQGYLIKHPESDTGRLSISP, encoded by the coding sequence ATGAACGACGTGCTCAGACTCCTTCTTTCCGGTGAGACACTGGATCGCAGCCAGATGGCGCAGGTCCTCGGGGTTGACGAAGCCTCGATCGACGCCCAGATGACGGCGCTCGAGAAATCGGGAGTGCTCCTGGGATGGCGGCCGGTCCTGAACCCGGAAGTGGAGGAAGACGGATTGGTCCGGGCGGCGATTGAGGTGAGGATCACACCGGAGCGGGGAGGCGGATTCGACCGTCTGGCCGAAAGGATCAGCAAATTCGACGAAGTGGAGTCCTGCTACCTGATGTCCGGCGGCTTCGACCTCCTGGTCTTCGTCAAGGGCCGTTCACTCCAGAGGGTGGCCAGCTTCGTCTCGGAGCGCCTGGCCACGATCGAGGGGGTCCTTTCGACAGCGACCCATTTTGTCCTCCGGGCCTACAAGGAACAGGGCTACCTGATCAAGCACCCCGAGTCGGACACCGGGCGACTCTCGATTTCGCCCTGA
- a CDS encoding aminotransferase class I/II-fold pyridoxal phosphate-dependent enzyme has protein sequence MNTAVNPEVKGPGTSDPGRFVAGHVVGLPRSGIRDFFEIVARMDDVISLGIGEPDFVTPWHIREAAIFALERGKTYYTSNLGLIELRRAINRYLEAHFALSYRPDNEILVTVGVSEALDLALRAVVNPGDGVMYHQPCYVSYSPSISLVHGVGIPVRTTVDDAFGIDPDQLAAAWRPGCKVLVLNMPCNPTGGITPRDRLERIARFAVEKDLLVLSDEIYSELTYEAVHTSIATLPGMRDRTIFLHGFSKAFAMTGFRIGYACAPAPLIEAMMKVHQYSMMCAPILSQEAAVEALNHGEDDVLRMKEQYLRRRDLMVRRLREAGLGCHQPGGSFYVFPDIRATGMDDHAFAVGLLNEEKVAVVPGRAFGPDGHGFVRCSYATAYDKLIEACDRIERFAGRAHST, from the coding sequence ATGAACACGGCAGTGAACCCTGAAGTGAAAGGCCCCGGCACCTCCGACCCCGGGCGATTTGTAGCCGGCCATGTCGTCGGCCTGCCCCGGTCGGGCATCCGCGATTTCTTCGAGATCGTGGCCAGGATGGACGATGTGATCTCGCTGGGAATCGGGGAGCCGGACTTCGTGACGCCCTGGCATATTCGCGAGGCCGCCATTTTCGCACTGGAGCGTGGAAAGACCTATTACACCTCGAACCTGGGGTTGATCGAGCTGCGCCGCGCGATCAACCGCTACCTGGAGGCACACTTTGCCTTGTCCTACCGGCCGGACAACGAGATCCTCGTGACGGTGGGGGTATCGGAGGCGCTCGACCTTGCCCTCCGGGCCGTGGTCAATCCGGGTGACGGGGTGATGTATCACCAGCCGTGTTACGTTTCCTACAGCCCGAGCATCAGCCTGGTCCATGGGGTGGGCATCCCGGTGCGGACGACGGTGGATGACGCGTTCGGCATTGATCCCGACCAATTGGCCGCCGCCTGGCGGCCCGGCTGCAAGGTGCTCGTCCTGAACATGCCCTGCAATCCGACGGGAGGAATCACCCCCCGGGACCGGCTGGAGCGCATCGCCCGCTTCGCGGTGGAGAAGGATCTGCTCGTCCTCAGCGATGAGATCTATTCCGAACTTACCTACGAGGCGGTTCACACCAGCATCGCGACCCTGCCCGGGATGCGCGATCGCACGATCTTCCTGCACGGATTTTCCAAGGCCTTCGCCATGACCGGATTCCGGATCGGTTATGCCTGCGCCCCGGCACCTCTGATTGAAGCGATGATGAAGGTGCATCAGTACAGCATGATGTGTGCGCCGATCCTGAGTCAGGAGGCGGCGGTGGAGGCGCTCAATCACGGCGAGGACGATGTCCTGCGGATGAAGGAGCAGTACCTGCGGCGGCGTGACCTCATGGTCCGCCGGCTTCGGGAAGCCGGGCTCGGCTGTCATCAGCCGGGGGGCTCCTTTTATGTTTTTCCCGACATCCGGGCGACCGGAATGGATGACCATGCCTTTGCCGTCGGTCTGCTCAACGAGGAAAAGGTGGCGGTCGTTCCCGGCCGCGCCTTCGGACCCGACGGACACGGATTTGTCCGGTGCAGCTACGCGACGGCCTACGACAAATTGATCGAAGCCTGTGACCGAATCGAGCGCTTCGCTGGCAGGGCCCATTCCACCTGA
- the der gene encoding ribosome biogenesis GTPase Der has translation MSSRRTVAIVGRPNVGKSRLFNRLARKRISIVHDQPGVTRDVIGTDIEGLYELLDTGGLGLAAGDTPDQIVKAVDAQVYFAIEMAEVVLFLMDGTEGLTSLDLEIAERLRQSGKKVLLVINKIDHDRRDPPWEEIYSLGLGEPILISAEHGRGEDDLRNAIARVLGPPSVETGPEEKAEKRLSLCILGRPNVGKSSLSNRLLKADRMIVSDVPGTTRETIEADFDYVSKKGERWPFHLTDTAGIKHRMKLSSPVEYFSQVRSIDSIRRSDVVLFVLDALAGVGRQDQAVAGEVIKENKPMIIVVNKWDLAIKALAEGTLPEYEDEKDFRDSFSRAAQRSLFFAAGSPFVYVSALTGYAVQTMLKAARDLDRRLDTVIPTGQLNQALTRLTERKPPPRIEGRRFRVFYAVQTGNRPIRIRIFCNQERRLPESYRRYLESGLVDAFHLSGCPMVFDLVGKEKRYKND, from the coding sequence ATGTCTTCACGTCGAACAGTCGCCATTGTCGGCCGCCCCAATGTGGGCAAGAGCCGACTCTTCAACCGTCTTGCCCGGAAACGGATTTCCATTGTCCATGACCAGCCCGGAGTGACCCGGGATGTGATCGGGACCGATATTGAGGGGCTCTACGAACTGCTCGATACCGGAGGACTCGGACTGGCCGCCGGCGATACTCCGGATCAGATCGTCAAAGCCGTCGACGCACAGGTCTATTTCGCAATCGAGATGGCCGAAGTCGTCCTCTTCCTCATGGACGGGACCGAGGGATTGACCTCGCTGGACCTGGAAATCGCGGAGCGTCTTCGCCAGAGTGGCAAGAAGGTCCTGCTTGTCATCAACAAGATCGACCATGACCGGCGCGATCCTCCCTGGGAGGAGATTTATTCCCTCGGCCTGGGTGAGCCGATCCTCATCTCGGCCGAACACGGCCGGGGGGAGGACGATCTCCGCAATGCCATTGCCCGGGTCCTCGGTCCACCCTCCGTCGAGACCGGCCCGGAGGAGAAAGCCGAGAAGCGCCTGAGCCTATGCATTCTCGGGCGACCCAATGTGGGCAAATCCTCGCTGAGCAACCGGCTGCTGAAAGCGGACCGCATGATCGTCAGCGATGTTCCCGGGACGACCCGCGAGACGATTGAGGCGGACTTTGATTATGTGTCCAAGAAAGGGGAGAGGTGGCCGTTTCACCTCACCGACACCGCGGGCATCAAGCACAGGATGAAGTTGTCGTCGCCGGTCGAGTACTTTTCCCAGGTGCGTTCGATTGATTCCATCCGCCGATCGGATGTCGTGCTCTTCGTCCTCGACGCCCTGGCCGGAGTCGGGCGCCAGGACCAGGCGGTCGCCGGAGAAGTGATCAAGGAAAACAAGCCCATGATCATCGTGGTCAACAAATGGGATCTGGCGATCAAGGCACTCGCCGAAGGCACCCTGCCCGAATACGAGGATGAAAAGGACTTCCGCGATTCCTTCAGCCGGGCGGCCCAGCGCAGTCTCTTCTTTGCCGCGGGCTCCCCGTTCGTTTATGTGTCAGCCCTGACCGGATACGCCGTGCAGACGATGCTGAAGGCAGCCCGGGATCTGGACCGGCGGCTCGACACCGTCATCCCGACCGGCCAGCTCAACCAGGCCCTCACCCGATTGACGGAGCGCAAGCCTCCGCCCCGGATCGAAGGGCGGCGTTTCCGGGTTTTCTATGCGGTGCAGACGGGGAACCGTCCGATTCGCATCCGGATCTTCTGCAATCAGGAACGCCGACTTCCGGAGTCCTACCGTCGCTATCTCGAATCGGGACTGGTCGACGCGTTCCATCTCAGCGGTTGCCCGATGGTCTTTGACCTGGTCGGCAAGGAAAAGCGTTACAAGAACGATTGA
- the fmt gene encoding methionyl-tRNA formyltransferase, whose protein sequence is MTRLVFMGSDPIALPLLEALAGRIGGPEIVALYTQPDRPSGRGQQVRPNPVKLWAMARGIEVLQPDRLDETERLKLESIRPDLILVMAYGHLLRQSWLDTPPRGIYNLHTSLLPEYRGASPIQATVLEGDVEGGVTLMKMVARLDAGPVVDLERVRLDPLETAATLEAKLAAACVPLVQRNLDSIGQGIVVLRPQDDSRATFTRRLRKADGVLDFSASAEMLARRINGLFPWPGVNIKMGDLSIRCGLAEALPEAGGDPPGRVLGFDAAGLRVATGSGVLRIRRLQRPGGRMLEATEFARGFPIPEGTLFDSQAMPVLVGNEPLRA, encoded by the coding sequence ATGACGCGCCTGGTTTTCATGGGGTCGGACCCGATCGCCCTGCCGCTGCTCGAGGCTTTGGCGGGGCGGATCGGCGGGCCGGAGATCGTCGCCCTCTACACCCAGCCGGACCGTCCGAGCGGGCGCGGGCAGCAGGTCAGGCCGAATCCGGTCAAGCTCTGGGCGATGGCCCGTGGGATCGAGGTCCTCCAGCCGGACCGCCTTGATGAGACGGAGCGGCTCAAGCTGGAATCGATCCGGCCCGACCTGATCCTGGTCATGGCCTACGGCCATCTCCTTCGTCAGAGCTGGCTGGATACACCTCCGCGGGGCATCTACAACCTGCACACCTCCCTGCTGCCGGAATACCGGGGGGCCTCGCCGATCCAGGCGACTGTTCTGGAAGGTGACGTCGAAGGCGGGGTGACCCTCATGAAGATGGTGGCCCGGCTGGATGCGGGGCCGGTGGTGGACCTTGAGCGGGTTCGCCTCGATCCCCTCGAGACGGCGGCCACGCTGGAGGCGAAACTGGCGGCGGCCTGCGTTCCGCTCGTGCAGCGGAACCTGGACTCAATCGGACAGGGGATCGTGGTCCTGCGACCGCAGGATGATTCCCGGGCCACCTTCACCCGGCGTCTGCGGAAGGCGGACGGGGTCCTGGATTTTTCGGCTTCGGCTGAAATGCTCGCGCGGCGGATCAACGGCCTGTTCCCCTGGCCCGGGGTGAACATCAAGATGGGCGACCTGTCCATTCGATGCGGCCTGGCCGAAGCGCTTCCCGAAGCGGGGGGCGACCCGCCGGGCCGGGTCCTCGGGTTTGATGCGGCGGGGTTGCGGGTGGCCACGGGTTCGGGTGTCCTCCGCATCCGCCGGCTCCAGCGGCCCGGCGGGCGGATGCTTGAAGCGACGGAATTCGCGAGGGGATTTCCGATCCCGGAGGGAACCCTTTTCGATTCCCAGGCCATGCCGGTCCTGGTGGGGAATGAGCCCCTGCGCGCTTGA
- a CDS encoding LysM peptidoglycan-binding domain-containing protein, with protein sequence MKSRLFHRFFLSVSGILALAALPATRAQTGYQGLNPQYQVANMQEDIRVLDERTRSLTLQVEQLTRENQTLRDRIDRMGDLTSNVVTLAQLNQAVAEATRGYQAGDREMLLNVTKQIEQLAKQTQAAIDSLATGISQRPATVKPSINFTDDYPKTGVTYTVAPGDTISSIATRFNSSIRDIQNANKIADPKGLQVGQTLFIPQK encoded by the coding sequence ATGAAATCGCGGCTTTTTCATCGATTCTTTCTTTCGGTTTCGGGCATTCTGGCGTTGGCGGCTCTGCCGGCGACCCGGGCTCAGACCGGGTATCAGGGGTTGAACCCCCAGTATCAGGTCGCCAATATGCAGGAAGACATCCGGGTGCTCGACGAACGGACCCGCAGCCTGACGCTGCAGGTGGAGCAGCTGACCCGCGAGAACCAGACCCTCAGGGACCGCATCGACCGCATGGGGGATCTCACCTCCAACGTTGTGACCCTGGCCCAGCTCAATCAGGCGGTGGCGGAGGCGACCCGCGGTTACCAGGCGGGTGATCGTGAGATGCTCCTCAACGTAACCAAACAGATCGAGCAGCTGGCCAAGCAGACCCAGGCCGCGATCGACAGTCTGGCGACCGGCATTTCCCAGCGGCCGGCGACGGTCAAGCCTTCCATCAACTTCACCGATGACTACCCGAAGACCGGGGTGACCTACACGGTGGCTCCGGGCGATACGATTTCCTCGATTGCCACCCGGTTCAATTCAAGCATCAGGGACATCCAGAATGCCAACAAGATCGCTGACCCGAAAGGTCTGCAGGTCGGGCAGACCCTCTTCATCCCACAGAAATAG
- a CDS encoding ParB/RepB/Spo0J family partition protein gives MKPASTAAGFEDIAVSAVDPNPFQPRREFSPDQLSELAESIRSEGLLQPIVVRRLGDRYQLIAGERRWRAFQLIKLKTIPARVITAGDFSSASMALIENLQRENLNPIEEASGYASLIRDFDLTQEKVADRVGKGRATVANALRLLQLEAEIQGYLAKELLSTGHAKVLLGLESPEERLAMARRAIEQGMSVRETEKLVQAARVNRGSSGGRVRKAPAVEQAAIADIERRLGSHLNARVTLKHSPKKGHILIEYQGNEDLQRILEKVGVRT, from the coding sequence GTGAAGCCAGCCTCCACGGCGGCCGGCTTTGAGGATATCGCGGTTTCGGCGGTCGATCCCAATCCCTTCCAGCCCCGCCGGGAGTTTTCTCCGGACCAGTTGTCCGAGTTGGCCGAAAGCATCCGGTCCGAGGGGCTTCTCCAGCCGATCGTCGTGCGGAGATTGGGCGATCGCTATCAGTTGATCGCCGGCGAGCGCCGTTGGCGGGCCTTTCAGCTGATCAAGCTCAAGACCATCCCGGCGCGGGTGATCACGGCGGGCGATTTTTCGTCGGCATCGATGGCCCTGATCGAGAACCTCCAGCGGGAGAATCTCAATCCGATCGAAGAAGCCTCGGGCTACGCGAGCCTGATTCGGGATTTCGACCTGACCCAGGAGAAGGTGGCGGATCGGGTGGGAAAGGGTCGGGCGACGGTGGCCAATGCCCTTCGCCTCCTGCAGCTCGAAGCGGAGATCCAGGGTTACCTGGCCAAGGAGCTGCTCTCAACCGGTCACGCCAAGGTGCTGCTTGGTCTGGAGTCTCCGGAGGAACGACTGGCGATGGCGCGTCGGGCGATCGAGCAGGGGATGAGTGTGCGGGAAACGGAAAAACTGGTTCAGGCCGCCAGGGTCAATCGGGGATCTTCCGGAGGCCGCGTGCGAAAGGCACCCGCCGTCGAGCAGGCGGCCATCGCGGATATCGAGCGGCGGCTCGGCTCACACCTCAATGCGCGGGTCACCCTGAAGCACAGTCCGAAGAAAGGGCATATCCTGATCGAATACCAGGGTAACGAGGATCTCCAGCGGATCCTTGAGAAAGTCGGCGTCCGGACCTGA